In Desulfobaccales bacterium, the following are encoded in one genomic region:
- a CDS encoding NifB/NifX family molybdenum-iron cluster-binding protein: protein MSERQEIRRLTLKAAIPLAGGVLCQHFGHCEMFAVVQVQEGEIGAVEHKLPPPHEPGVLPRWLGELGVNLIIAGGLGRRAQELFAAQGITVVTGAPPLAPETLVQQYLTGTLATGPNVCDH from the coding sequence ATGTCAGAACGACAGGAAATCAGAAGGCTTACCCTGAAAGCGGCCATCCCCCTGGCAGGAGGGGTGTTGTGCCAACATTTCGGTCACTGCGAGATGTTTGCGGTGGTGCAGGTGCAGGAAGGAGAGATCGGGGCCGTGGAGCACAAACTGCCGCCGCCCCATGAACCCGGGGTCCTGCCCCGGTGGCTGGGGGAACTGGGCGTTAACCTCATCATTGCCGGGGGCCTGGGGAGACGGGCCCAGGAGCTCTTCGCCGCGCAGGGCATCACGGTGGTGACCGGGGCGCCGCCTCTGGCACCGGAGACTCTGGTGCAGCAATACCTGACCGGAACCCTCGCAACCGGGCCCAACGTCTGTGACCATTAA
- a CDS encoding ATP-binding protein, with translation MVICVASGKGGTGKTTIATNLAVALEQPVHLVDCDVEEPNAHLFLRPHLTDSQEVQVEVPEIDLSRCTFCGACQEICQFNALAILPDTALTFPELCHSCGGCFLICPADAVRAAQRLVGVVEKGYRGQVSFTHGRLRVGEALAPPLIRRVKREASSEGLVIIDAPPGTSCPVVTTLWGADYALLVTEPTPFGLHDLELAVGVTRELDLPCGLVINRADLGDSRVHDYAARENLPILLEIPFDREAAAASAQGRLLVEALPEWRALMLDLYAKLTADLRRRHSGQG, from the coding sequence ATGGTCATCTGTGTGGCCAGCGGCAAAGGGGGCACCGGCAAGACCACCATCGCCACCAACCTGGCAGTGGCCCTGGAGCAGCCGGTGCATCTGGTGGATTGCGACGTGGAGGAACCCAACGCCCACCTCTTTTTGCGGCCTCACCTCACTGACAGCCAGGAGGTCCAGGTGGAGGTGCCGGAGATAGACCTCTCCCGCTGCACTTTCTGCGGTGCCTGCCAGGAGATCTGTCAGTTCAACGCCCTCGCCATCCTCCCGGACACGGCCCTCACCTTCCCGGAGCTGTGCCATAGCTGCGGCGGCTGTTTTCTCATCTGCCCGGCCGACGCCGTCAGGGCCGCCCAGCGCCTGGTGGGGGTGGTAGAAAAGGGGTACCGGGGCCAGGTGAGCTTCACCCATGGCCGCCTCCGGGTAGGGGAAGCCCTGGCCCCGCCCCTCATCCGCCGGGTGAAACGGGAGGCGTCCTCGGAGGGCCTGGTCATCATTGACGCCCCGCCCGGGACCTCCTGTCCGGTGGTGACGACCCTCTGGGGGGCGGATTATGCCCTGCTGGTGACCGAGCCCACCCCCTTCGGCCTCCATGACCTGGAGCTGGCGGTGGGGGTTACCCGGGAGCTGGATCTCCCCTGCGGCCTGGTCATCAACCGGGCCGACCTGGGGGACAGCCGGGTGCATGATTATGCCGCCCGGGAGAACCTGCCGATTTTGCTGGAAATTCCCTTTGACCGGGAGGCGGCCGCCGCCTCGGCCCAGGGGAGGCTGCTGGTGGAGGCCCTCCCCGAGTGGCGCGCCTTGATGCTCGACTTGTACGCCAAGCTGACTGCAGACCTGCGTCGGCGGCACTCCGGGCAGGGCTAG
- a CDS encoding NifB/NifX family molybdenum-iron cluster-binding protein, which produces MRIAVSVSAPSLDAQVDPRFGRAPYFLLVDPETWEWEALPNQAQLQAPQGAGIQAAAMLARHRPAAVLTGHCGPKAFYTLKAAGVEVIVGVAGSVREAVAGYRAGKYAPAKEPDVTAHWR; this is translated from the coding sequence GTGAGGATTGCCGTCAGCGTCAGCGCCCCCAGCCTGGACGCCCAGGTGGATCCCCGCTTCGGGCGGGCCCCCTATTTTCTCCTGGTGGATCCGGAGACCTGGGAATGGGAGGCGTTGCCCAACCAGGCCCAGCTCCAGGCGCCCCAGGGGGCCGGGATCCAGGCCGCCGCCATGCTGGCCCGGCACCGGCCGGCCGCGGTGCTAACAGGGCATTGCGGCCCCAAGGCCTTTTATACCCTGAAGGCCGCAGGGGTAGAGGTCATTGTGGGCGTGGCCGGCTCGGTGAGGGAGGCGGTGGCAGGCTATCGGGCCGGCAAATACGCCCCGGCCAAGGAGCCGGATGTGACCGCGCACTGGCGGTGA
- a CDS encoding class I SAM-dependent methyltransferase, whose amino-acid sequence MGMGFDDQAAAYDRWYATPLGALADRVEKEALFALLPPVAGLRLLEVGCGTGNISLALAAKGAEVVGLDASAAMLARAQAKARGTGVALSLVRGAAGQLPFAAESFDGVLCILALDFMADREGALREMVRVLRPGGFVTVAVLNLYSLWALKRLLKARLRPSLWRGVQFLTPAGLRRLLDSLPELGSLRSRQAVYFPPWDHPSLTRFYPALERLGQRLCLPGAAFLAATAWKVKAA is encoded by the coding sequence ATGGGAATGGGCTTTGACGACCAGGCGGCGGCGTACGACCGCTGGTATGCCACTCCCCTGGGGGCACTGGCGGACCGGGTGGAAAAAGAGGCCCTCTTTGCCCTGCTCCCTCCGGTGGCGGGGCTCAGGCTCCTGGAGGTGGGCTGCGGCACCGGCAATATCTCCCTGGCCCTGGCAGCTAAGGGCGCAGAGGTGGTGGGGCTGGATGCTTCCGCCGCCATGCTGGCCCGGGCCCAGGCCAAAGCCAGGGGGACGGGCGTGGCCCTCTCGTTGGTCCGAGGCGCGGCCGGGCAGCTCCCCTTCGCGGCGGAGAGCTTTGACGGGGTGCTCTGTATCCTGGCCCTGGACTTCATGGCCGACCGGGAGGGGGCCCTGCGGGAGATGGTGCGGGTGCTGCGACCGGGCGGCTTTGTGACCGTGGCGGTGCTGAATCTTTACAGTCTGTGGGCCCTCAAGCGCCTCCTCAAGGCGCGCCTCAGGCCCTCCCTCTGGCGAGGGGTCCAGTTCCTTACCCCCGCCGGGCTCAGGCGGCTGCTTGACAGCCTGCCGGAGCTGGGTAGCCTGCGGAGCCGGCAGGCGGTTTATTTTCCCCCCTGGGATCATCCCTCCCTCACCAGGTTCTACCCGGCCCTGGAACGGCTGGGGCAGAGGCTTTGCCTGCCTGGCGCGGCCTTCCTGGCGGCCACGGCCTGGAAAGTGAAGGCCGCCTAA
- the prxU gene encoding thioredoxin-dependent peroxiredoxin (Most members of this family contain a selenocysteine.) yields the protein MASGEGCVSAAKGPLVSQESSERQTPVSQEEVHMTAKVGKPAPDFEATAYVAGGFKNLKLSDYRGKWVVLCFYPGDFTFVUPTELTAVAVRYSEFQALGVEFLAISTDSRFSHKIWQEEELAKMVPGGVPYPMLSDPGGRIGQVYGVYDNEAGVDIRGRFIIDPDGVIQAAEILTPPVGRNPAELLRQVQAFQHVRATGEVCPSGWQPGKKTLKPGPELVGKVYEVWNPKQDG from the coding sequence ATGGCATCTGGTGAAGGGTGCGTGTCTGCGGCCAAAGGCCCCCTTGTCTCTCAGGAATCTTCAGAAAGGCAGACCCCAGTGTCTCAGGAGGAAGTCCACATGACTGCCAAAGTGGGAAAACCGGCCCCGGATTTTGAGGCGACCGCCTATGTGGCTGGGGGTTTCAAGAACCTCAAACTGTCGGATTACCGGGGCAAATGGGTGGTGTTGTGTTTCTATCCCGGGGATTTCACCTTTGTCTGACCCACGGAGTTGACGGCAGTTGCCGTCCGCTATTCGGAGTTTCAGGCGCTGGGGGTGGAATTCCTGGCCATTAGCACGGACAGCCGCTTTTCCCATAAGATCTGGCAGGAAGAGGAACTGGCGAAGATGGTGCCCGGGGGCGTCCCCTACCCCATGCTCTCCGATCCAGGGGGCCGGATCGGTCAGGTGTACGGCGTTTATGATAATGAGGCCGGGGTGGACATCCGGGGCCGCTTCATCATCGATCCGGATGGGGTGATCCAGGCCGCGGAGATTCTCACCCCTCCCGTGGGCCGCAATCCCGCCGAGCTGCTCCGGCAGGTGCAGGCCTTCCAGCATGTGCGGGCCACCGGGGAAGTCTGTCCCTCGGGCTGGCAGCCCGGCAAAAAGACCTTAAAGCCTGGCCCGGAGCTGGTGGGGAAGGTCTACGAAGTCTGGAACCCCAAACAAGACGGGTAG
- the hisF gene encoding imidazole glycerol phosphate synthase subunit HisF produces MEPIKIMPCLDMKEGRVVKGVHFVDLKDAGDPVEHAVFYQQEGADELAMLDIAATLENRPTRLEWVKNVSSRITIPLTVGGGIGSLEDIELVLTAGAAKISMNSAAVKDPGLIDRAAKAYGPERLTVAIDGKRNPAMPSGFEVVVAGGTKPVGRDAVAWAKECEARGAGTILPTSMDGDGTQKGYDLPFTRAIAEAVSVPVIASGGAGTLEHFYEAVAEGKAQILLAASVFHFRLLSIRQVKEYLRSRGLPVLL; encoded by the coding sequence CTGGATATGAAGGAGGGCCGGGTGGTCAAGGGCGTGCACTTCGTGGATCTGAAAGACGCCGGGGATCCGGTGGAGCACGCCGTCTTTTATCAACAAGAAGGCGCGGACGAGCTGGCCATGCTGGATATTGCCGCCACCCTGGAAAACCGCCCCACCCGCCTGGAGTGGGTGAAAAACGTCTCCTCCCGGATTACCATCCCCCTCACCGTGGGGGGCGGCATCGGTTCCCTGGAGGACATCGAGCTGGTGCTCACCGCCGGGGCCGCCAAGATCTCCATGAACAGCGCCGCGGTGAAGGACCCCGGGCTCATCGACCGGGCGGCCAAGGCCTATGGGCCTGAGCGCCTCACCGTCGCCATCGACGGAAAGCGCAATCCGGCCATGCCCTCGGGCTTTGAGGTGGTGGTGGCCGGGGGCACCAAGCCCGTGGGCCGGGACGCGGTGGCCTGGGCCAAGGAGTGCGAGGCCCGGGGCGCCGGCACGATTTTGCCCACCAGCATGGACGGGGATGGCACCCAAAAGGGCTACGACCTCCCCTTCACCCGGGCCATCGCCGAGGCGGTCTCCGTGCCGGTCATCGCCTCCGGCGGCGCCGGCACCCTGGAACACTTCTACGAGGCGGTGGCGGAAGGCAAGGCCCAGATCCTCCTGGCCGCCTCCGTCTTCCACTTCCGGCTGCTGAGCATCCGCCAGGTGAAGGAATACCTCAGAAGCCGCGGCTTGCCGGTCCTGCTTTAG
- a CDS encoding (4Fe-4S)-binding protein produces the protein MAEIRELVVLSGKGGTGKTSLVGALAALMPDKVLCDADVDAADLHLLLGPTIRERHDFYAGHKARIDPARCVRCGDCLAWCRFGAISESLIIHPWLCEGCGVCWRLCPAQAVDFPDHLCGEWYISDTRFGPMVHARLGIAEENSGKLVALIRRQARELAGKLGLSWILTDGPPGIGCPVISCLSNTSAVLVVTEPSVAGDHDLKRVAALAEHFGLPVWVLVNKADLHWHMAREIERFCRDKGYGFLGFLPFEPDVTRAQIEGKTLMEYNNPKLQALLFEVWEKLDSALPKRAPQATSYPAGRG, from the coding sequence ATGGCGGAGATCCGGGAGCTGGTGGTGCTAAGCGGCAAGGGGGGCACCGGCAAGACCAGCCTGGTGGGGGCCCTGGCGGCCCTGATGCCGGACAAGGTGCTCTGCGATGCGGACGTGGATGCCGCGGATCTGCACCTCCTGCTTGGCCCCACCATCCGGGAACGACACGATTTTTATGCGGGTCACAAGGCCAGGATCGACCCCGCCCGCTGTGTCAGATGCGGCGACTGCCTGGCCTGGTGCCGTTTCGGGGCCATCAGCGAGTCCCTGATCATCCACCCCTGGCTGTGCGAGGGCTGCGGCGTCTGCTGGCGCCTGTGTCCGGCACAGGCAGTGGATTTCCCTGACCATCTCTGCGGAGAATGGTATATCTCCGACACCCGCTTTGGGCCGATGGTGCACGCCCGCCTGGGGATTGCGGAAGAAAACTCCGGCAAGCTGGTGGCCCTGATCCGGCGGCAGGCCCGGGAGCTGGCGGGCAAGCTGGGCCTGTCCTGGATCCTCACCGACGGCCCCCCGGGGATCGGCTGCCCGGTAATCTCCTGCCTAAGCAACACTTCCGCTGTCCTGGTGGTCACCGAGCCCAGCGTGGCCGGGGACCACGACCTCAAGCGGGTGGCCGCCCTGGCGGAGCATTTCGGCCTGCCGGTGTGGGTGCTGGTGAACAAGGCTGATCTGCACTGGCACATGGCCCGGGAAATCGAGCGTTTTTGCCGGGACAAGGGCTACGGGTTTCTGGGATTTCTGCCCTTTGAGCCGGATGTCACCCGGGCCCAGATTGAAGGCAAAACGCTTATGGAATATAATAATCCAAAATTACAAGCACTTCTCTTTGAGGTCTGGGAAAAATTAGACTCCGCTCTCCCAAAAAGGGCTCCCCAAGCGACCTCATACCCGGCCGGGAGGGGGTAA
- a CDS encoding sigma 54-interacting transcriptional regulator, whose translation MNSIADGVFTVDLNWRVTFFNQAAEEITGIAAVDALGRPCCEVFRANVCESACVLRHTLATGRPVVNQAIAILRADGKEIPISVSTALLRDEEGRIIGGVETFRDVSLVEELRREIHRQYRLGDLISKAPAMQKIFALLPEIARSDSTVLIEGDSGTGKELVARALHTLSRRAKGPFIAVNCGALPDTLLESELFGHVAGAFTDARRDRLGRFALADKGTLFLDEIGDISPALQVRLLRVLEDRTYTPLGSSKSLKADVRIVAATHKDLAKLVEEGAFRRDLYYRINVVKLTLPRLAARREDIPLLAQHFIDRFHNLTGKKILGLSHEALAIFMRHDWPGNVRELENAIEHAFILCPGGMIQPQHLPEHLQPAASPGPPLTGLTLAEIEKRALWEALERHQWRRLATARELGIDKNTLRRKLRRFGLTPPPRGARE comes from the coding sequence CTGAACAGCATTGCCGACGGCGTCTTCACGGTGGACCTTAACTGGCGGGTCACCTTCTTTAACCAGGCGGCCGAGGAGATCACCGGCATTGCCGCCGTCGACGCCCTGGGACGGCCCTGCTGCGAGGTCTTTCGGGCCAATGTGTGCGAATCGGCCTGCGTGCTGCGGCACACCCTGGCCACCGGCCGGCCGGTGGTGAATCAGGCCATCGCCATCCTGAGGGCCGATGGCAAGGAGATCCCCATCAGCGTCAGCACCGCCTTGCTCCGGGATGAAGAGGGGCGCATCATCGGCGGGGTGGAGACGTTCCGAGATGTGAGCCTGGTGGAGGAACTGCGCCGGGAAATCCACCGGCAATACCGCCTGGGCGACCTCATCTCCAAGGCCCCGGCCATGCAGAAGATCTTCGCCCTGCTGCCGGAGATCGCCCGCTCCGACAGCACGGTGCTCATTGAGGGCGACAGCGGCACCGGCAAGGAGCTGGTGGCCCGGGCGCTGCACACCTTGAGCCGGCGGGCCAAAGGGCCCTTCATTGCCGTCAACTGCGGGGCCCTGCCGGACACCCTCCTGGAGTCGGAACTCTTCGGCCACGTGGCCGGGGCCTTCACCGACGCCCGCCGGGACCGGCTGGGGCGCTTCGCCCTGGCCGACAAAGGCACGCTTTTTCTGGATGAAATCGGCGACATCTCCCCCGCCCTGCAGGTGCGGCTCTTGAGGGTCCTGGAGGACCGCACCTACACCCCCCTGGGGTCCTCCAAGAGCCTCAAGGCCGACGTGCGCATTGTGGCGGCCACCCACAAGGACCTGGCCAAGCTGGTGGAGGAGGGGGCCTTCCGCCGGGATCTTTACTACCGCATCAATGTGGTCAAACTGACCCTGCCCCGGCTGGCGGCGCGCCGGGAGGACATCCCCCTGTTGGCCCAGCATTTCATCGATCGCTTCCATAACCTGACCGGGAAAAAGATCCTGGGTCTAAGTCACGAAGCTTTGGCCATCTTCATGCGCCACGACTGGCCCGGCAACGTCCGGGAACTGGAAAACGCCATCGAACATGCCTTCATTCTCTGCCCCGGCGGCATGATCCAGCCGCAGCACCTGCCGGAGCATCTGCAGCCGGCAGCTTCCCCCGGCCCGCCCCTCACCGGCCTGACCCTGGCGGAGATCGAGAAGCGGGCCCTGTGGGAGGCGCTGGAGCGCCACCAGTGGCGGCGCCTGGCCACCGCCCGGGAGCTGGGGATCGACAAAAACACCCTGCGCCGCAAGCTCAGGCGCTTCGGCCTGACTCCGCCTCCTCGGGGAGCTCGGGAATGA
- a CDS encoding MBL fold metallo-hydrolase, whose amino-acid sequence MKLTIVYDNDAWQAGLAADWGFACLVEDEGVRLLFDTGADGALLLRNLESLGLEAQGIPEIFLSHPHWDHVGGVSQILRLNPGATVYVPGSWPGPPEATKVIHLHGPCALSERMFATGELPGGEQSLILRTARGLVVLCGCAHPGVGTILESSSRFGRVSAVVGGLHGFTDLGLLAGLDLICPCHCTQYKSEILKLYPETSVKGGVGRVLEL is encoded by the coding sequence ATGAAGCTCACCATCGTTTACGATAACGACGCGTGGCAGGCCGGACTGGCGGCCGATTGGGGTTTCGCCTGTCTGGTGGAGGATGAGGGGGTGCGCCTGCTCTTCGACACCGGGGCCGACGGCGCCCTGTTACTACGCAACTTGGAGAGCCTGGGGCTGGAGGCGCAGGGTATCCCGGAGATCTTTCTTTCCCACCCCCACTGGGACCACGTGGGCGGAGTCTCCCAGATCCTGCGGCTCAATCCCGGCGCCACCGTGTATGTGCCCGGCTCCTGGCCCGGCCCCCCTGAAGCCACCAAGGTTATACACCTGCATGGTCCCTGCGCCTTGTCGGAGAGGATGTTTGCCACCGGGGAACTGCCCGGCGGAGAGCAGTCGCTGATCCTCCGGACGGCCCGGGGTCTGGTGGTGCTTTGCGGCTGCGCCCATCCCGGGGTGGGGACGATTCTGGAGAGCTCCTCCCGCTTCGGCCGGGTCTCCGCGGTGGTAGGCGGCCTGCACGGTTTCACCGACCTCGGCCTGCTGGCCGGGTTGGACCTCATCTGCCCCTGCCACTGCACCCAATATAAATCAGAGATACTCAAGCTCTATCCTGAAACCTCCGTGAAGGGCGGGGTGGGCCGGGTATTGGAGCTCTAA